One Brachybacterium aquaticum genomic region harbors:
- a CDS encoding Gfo/Idh/MocA family protein — MTERRIGIIVNGATGRMGYRQHLVRSLLAIREQGGVELADGDRLMPDLLLVGRNEEKLRGVAEKHGLASWTTDVDEALANPDYEVYVDALVTNLRVANLKKAIAAGKAICTEKPTAESFEDALELARLAKEAGVVNGVVHDKLYLPGLLKLRRLIDAGFFGEILSVRGEFGYWVYEGDWQSAQRPSWNYRSEDGGGIVADMFPHWNYVIEELFGRVEDVYAQTATHIGTRWDEKGQEYTATADDAAYGVFRLEGGTVVQMNSSWDVRVHRDELVEFQVDGTEGSAVVGLHGARIQPREATPKPVWNPDVKDGHDYRADWIEVPDNAAPDGFDNGFKVQWEDFLRHYIEGREYPFDFLSGARGVRLAEAGLASSAEGRRITLDPLTEV, encoded by the coding sequence ATGACAGAACGCAGGATCGGGATCATCGTCAACGGCGCCACCGGGCGCATGGGCTACCGCCAGCACCTGGTGCGCTCGCTGCTCGCGATCCGCGAGCAGGGCGGGGTGGAGCTGGCCGACGGGGACCGGCTCATGCCCGACCTGCTGCTCGTCGGCCGCAACGAGGAGAAGCTGCGCGGCGTCGCCGAGAAGCACGGCCTGGCCAGCTGGACGACCGATGTCGACGAGGCGCTCGCGAACCCGGACTACGAGGTCTACGTCGACGCGCTGGTGACCAACCTCCGCGTCGCGAACCTCAAGAAGGCGATCGCCGCCGGCAAGGCGATCTGCACCGAGAAGCCCACCGCCGAGTCCTTCGAGGACGCGCTCGAGCTCGCGCGCCTGGCGAAGGAGGCCGGGGTCGTCAACGGCGTCGTCCACGACAAGCTCTACCTCCCCGGCCTGCTCAAGCTGCGCCGCCTGATCGACGCGGGCTTCTTCGGCGAGATCCTCTCCGTGCGCGGCGAGTTCGGGTACTGGGTCTACGAAGGCGACTGGCAGAGCGCCCAGCGTCCCTCCTGGAACTACCGCTCCGAGGACGGCGGCGGCATCGTCGCGGACATGTTCCCCCACTGGAACTACGTCATCGAGGAGCTGTTCGGCCGCGTCGAGGACGTCTACGCCCAGACCGCCACCCACATCGGCACCCGCTGGGACGAGAAGGGCCAGGAGTACACCGCCACCGCCGACGACGCGGCCTACGGCGTGTTCCGCCTCGAGGGCGGCACCGTGGTCCAGATGAACTCCAGCTGGGACGTGCGCGTGCACCGCGACGAGCTGGTCGAGTTCCAGGTCGACGGCACCGAGGGCTCCGCCGTGGTGGGTCTGCACGGCGCCCGCATCCAGCCCCGCGAGGCGACGCCGAAGCCCGTGTGGAACCCCGACGTCAAGGACGGCCACGACTACCGCGCCGACTGGATCGAGGTCCCGGACAACGCCGCCCCCGACGGTTTCGACAACGGCTTCAAGGTGCAGTGGGAGGACTTCCTGCGCCACTACATCGAAGGACGTGAATACCCCTTCGACTTCCTCTCCGGCGCCCGCGGCGTGCGCCTTGCCGAGGCGGGGCTCGCCAGCTCCGCCGAGGGTCGCCGCATCACCCTCGACCCGCTGACGGAGGTGTGA
- a CDS encoding DUF993 family protein, whose translation MSESLQLTLLDEDGSLRRLDVDPAPAFAPPTAPLRSRVVYAAVHVVPKVHGDNTPGAPADVDWDPTLAFRRTMWSRGLGVADAMDTAQRNMGLGPAATRELISRTAEAAREALADPAIAAVFRPGATVADLVVAGVNTDQRSESALSLDEIVDAYVEQLRATEASGAGAVLMASRHLAAAATSAADYEDVYRRVLAEATAPVVLHWLGTAFDPQLAGYFGSDAPEVGAETLLRIIGEDPARIRGVKMSLLDDAAEIAVRERLPKGVRMLTGDDFHFSHLIVGDGTSTGEADEAQAPGEYSDALLGAFAATAPAASAAVQALDAGDPAEARRILDASEQLARHVFSAPTYHYKTGVAFLAWLNGHQQAFQMVAGMHSARSLPHLSRTLELAATTGNLEDPALAAERWHAMLAVNGYDVTGEGAGSENADQLQGASR comes from the coding sequence ATGAGCGAGTCCCTGCAGCTCACCCTGCTCGACGAGGACGGCTCCCTGCGACGCCTGGACGTCGACCCCGCCCCGGCCTTCGCGCCGCCCACCGCGCCGCTGCGCTCCCGCGTCGTCTACGCCGCGGTGCACGTGGTGCCGAAGGTCCACGGCGACAACACCCCCGGCGCCCCGGCGGACGTCGACTGGGACCCGACCCTCGCCTTCCGCCGCACCATGTGGTCCCGCGGCCTCGGGGTGGCCGACGCGATGGACACCGCCCAGCGCAACATGGGCCTGGGCCCCGCGGCGACCCGCGAGCTCATCTCCCGCACGGCCGAGGCCGCCCGCGAGGCGCTCGCCGATCCCGCGATCGCGGCGGTCTTCCGGCCCGGTGCGACGGTCGCCGACCTCGTCGTCGCCGGGGTCAACACCGACCAGCGCAGCGAGAGCGCGCTGAGCCTCGACGAGATCGTCGACGCCTACGTGGAGCAGCTGCGCGCCACCGAGGCGAGCGGCGCCGGGGCCGTGCTCATGGCCAGCCGCCATCTCGCGGCCGCCGCGACCTCCGCCGCGGACTACGAGGACGTCTACCGCCGCGTGCTCGCCGAGGCCACCGCGCCGGTGGTCCTGCACTGGCTCGGCACCGCCTTCGACCCGCAGCTGGCGGGCTACTTCGGCAGCGACGCCCCCGAGGTCGGGGCGGAGACGCTGCTGCGCATCATCGGCGAGGACCCCGCCCGCATCCGCGGCGTGAAGATGAGTCTGCTGGACGACGCCGCCGAGATCGCCGTGCGCGAGCGCCTACCCAAGGGCGTGCGCATGCTCACCGGCGACGACTTCCACTTCTCCCACCTCATCGTCGGCGACGGCACCTCGACGGGAGAGGCCGACGAGGCCCAGGCGCCGGGGGAGTACTCCGACGCGCTGCTCGGCGCCTTCGCCGCGACCGCGCCTGCCGCGTCGGCCGCCGTGCAGGCGCTCGACGCCGGGGATCCTGCGGAGGCGCGGCGCATCCTCGACGCCTCCGAGCAGCTCGCCCGGCACGTCTTCTCCGCCCCCACCTACCACTACAAGACCGGCGTCGCGTTCCTGGCCTGGCTGAACGGACACCAGCAGGCCTTCCAGATGGTGGCCGGCATGCACTCCGCGCGCAGCCTGCCTCACCTCTCGCGCACCCTCGAGCTCGCCGCTACCACCGGCAACCTCGAGGATCCGGCCCTCGCCGCCGAGCGCTGGCACGCGATGCTGGCCGTGAACGGGTACGACGTCACCGGCGAGGGTGCGGGCAGCGAGAACGCCGACCAGCTCCAGGGAGCTTCCCGATGA
- a CDS encoding sugar phosphate isomerase/epimerase family protein, whose product MTPQTAGPAPRLSINRWTCRTTPLQDFLEATAAHGIEAVGLWRQDVEEVGLPALRRRVDDAGLRVTSLCRGGFLTTADETDRAAALEDNRRAIDEAVALGAPTLVMVVGGLTREDKDLVAARERVTENIATLAPYAEDAGITLSLEPMHPMFAADRAVLSTTHQALDIAEAVGSDAVGVVVDTYHVWWDPALASAITRAAETNRLLCYQVCDWNLPLAAEPLFSRGYMGDGFVDFPAITTLIRDAGYTGDIEVEIFNEDVWATPVEESLGIVKDRYLELVLPHA is encoded by the coding sequence ATGACCCCGCAGACCGCCGGCCCCGCCCCGCGCCTGTCCATCAACCGCTGGACCTGCCGCACCACCCCTCTGCAGGACTTCCTCGAGGCCACCGCTGCCCACGGCATCGAGGCCGTGGGCCTGTGGCGTCAGGACGTCGAGGAGGTGGGGCTGCCGGCCCTGCGCCGCCGCGTCGACGACGCCGGACTGCGCGTGACGAGCCTGTGCCGCGGCGGGTTCCTCACCACGGCCGACGAGACGGACCGCGCCGCGGCGCTCGAGGACAACCGCCGCGCGATCGACGAGGCGGTCGCCCTCGGTGCGCCCACGCTCGTCATGGTCGTCGGCGGACTGACCCGCGAGGACAAGGACCTCGTCGCCGCGCGCGAGCGCGTCACCGAGAACATCGCGACCCTCGCCCCGTACGCCGAGGACGCCGGGATCACCCTCTCCCTCGAGCCGATGCACCCCATGTTCGCGGCCGACCGGGCAGTGCTCTCCACCACCCACCAGGCCCTCGACATCGCCGAGGCCGTGGGCAGCGACGCCGTGGGGGTCGTGGTGGACACCTACCACGTGTGGTGGGACCCGGCCCTGGCCTCCGCGATCACCCGCGCCGCCGAGACGAACCGGCTGCTCTGCTACCAGGTGTGCGACTGGAACCTGCCGCTGGCCGCCGAGCCGCTGTTCTCCCGCGGCTACATGGGCGACGGCTTCGTCGACTTCCCCGCGATCACCACGCTGATCAGGGACGCCGGATACACCGGGGACATCGAGGTCGAGATCTTCAACGAGGACGTGTGGGCGACCCCGGTCGAGGAGTCGCTCGGGATCGTCAAGGACCGCTACCTGGAGCTCGTGCTGCCCCACGCGTGA
- a CDS encoding YciI family protein, whose translation MKYMLIMRATDAALAASQDVDFEEVVNAMGAFNEAMIQADVLRAGEGLSDAADEANFVVDFSQTPPSVSTGAYGPTESLFNGWWILEVASREEAESWAVRCPLGPGMKLEVRRIHADEEIAALVSEDNEYIAKEKGWRAEQEQRGER comes from the coding sequence ATGAAGTACATGCTGATCATGCGCGCGACGGACGCGGCCCTCGCGGCCTCGCAGGACGTCGACTTCGAGGAGGTCGTCAACGCCATGGGCGCCTTCAACGAGGCGATGATCCAGGCCGACGTCCTCCGCGCGGGCGAAGGCCTCTCCGACGCGGCCGACGAGGCGAACTTCGTGGTCGACTTCTCGCAGACCCCGCCGTCGGTCTCGACCGGCGCCTACGGCCCCACCGAGTCGCTGTTCAACGGCTGGTGGATCCTCGAGGTCGCCTCGCGCGAGGAGGCCGAGTCGTGGGCGGTGCGCTGCCCGCTCGGCCCCGGGATGAAGCTCGAGGTGCGACGAATCCACGCCGATGAGGAGATCGCCGCCCTCGTCTCCGAGGACAACGAGTACATCGCCAAGGAGAAGGGCTGGCGCGCGGAGCAGGAGCAGCGCGGGGAGCGCTGA
- a CDS encoding ATP-binding protein: MDTGQELGRAYRPRIIDLAVQRALEAAGAVVIEGARASGKTMTALNAARSYAFVDDPRTRQLLEIAPEALLEGERPRLLDEWQVAPDIWNLVRRAVDRSESAGQYLLTGSALPADDITRHTGAGRFLRLRQRTMSWHEKRDGEPGRVSLMALFDGERPAASTGGEPAIESVIDGIVQPGFPAMTALDHAQSAQRLRGYIDEIARTDVRRLSDVRHGPDAIRQLIRSLARSTASEVTYVTLAKDLRAIASSISAETTRGYVELLERLFVVEAQLPWAPAVRSRARLRRSPKLHLVDPSLAAVALGAGPEALLADLETLGLLFESAVVHDLLVLASAQDGEVRHYRNSNGKEIDAIVLLPDGRWGAVEIKLGGGQISAGVASLRAAIEEIDTSVVGEPAFSLVVTGTGPVLTAGDGTVTCSLGDLAP; this comes from the coding sequence ATGGATACGGGTCAGGAGCTCGGTCGGGCGTATCGCCCACGAATCATCGATCTCGCCGTGCAGCGAGCGCTCGAGGCCGCAGGGGCCGTCGTGATCGAAGGTGCACGTGCCAGTGGGAAGACGATGACTGCGCTGAACGCGGCGCGCTCCTACGCCTTCGTCGATGACCCCCGGACCCGCCAGCTCCTGGAGATCGCCCCCGAGGCTCTACTGGAGGGTGAGAGGCCGCGCCTTCTGGACGAGTGGCAGGTGGCCCCTGACATCTGGAATCTGGTGCGGCGAGCGGTCGACCGCTCGGAGTCCGCGGGGCAGTACCTGCTCACTGGGTCCGCATTGCCCGCCGACGACATCACCCGGCACACGGGGGCAGGGAGGTTCCTCCGGCTGCGACAGCGGACGATGAGCTGGCACGAGAAGCGCGATGGCGAGCCGGGACGGGTCAGCCTCATGGCTCTGTTCGATGGTGAGCGCCCTGCCGCGTCGACGGGAGGGGAGCCGGCGATCGAGTCCGTGATCGACGGCATCGTGCAACCCGGGTTCCCTGCGATGACCGCGCTCGACCATGCGCAGTCCGCACAACGACTGCGCGGATACATCGACGAGATCGCTCGGACCGACGTGCGCCGGCTGAGCGATGTGCGCCACGGTCCGGACGCGATCCGCCAGCTGATCCGCTCATTGGCCCGCTCCACGGCCTCGGAGGTCACATACGTGACACTCGCCAAGGACCTTCGGGCCATCGCTTCGAGTATCTCCGCGGAGACCACCCGCGGATACGTCGAACTGCTCGAGCGCCTCTTCGTCGTCGAGGCGCAGCTGCCCTGGGCGCCGGCTGTGCGCTCGCGAGCACGGCTGCGTCGATCGCCCAAGCTCCATCTGGTCGACCCCTCTCTGGCCGCCGTTGCACTCGGTGCGGGGCCGGAGGCGCTGCTCGCCGACCTGGAGACGCTGGGACTGCTGTTCGAGAGCGCCGTTGTCCACGATCTCCTCGTCCTCGCCTCGGCCCAGGACGGGGAGGTGAGGCACTACCGCAACTCCAACGGGAAGGAGATCGACGCGATCGTCCTGCTCCCGGACGGGAGATGGGGGGCCGTGGAGATCAAGCTCGGGGGCGGACAGATCTCCGCAGGGGTGGCATCGCTCCGCGCTGCGATCGAGGAGATCGACACGAGCGTGGTGGGGGAGCCGGCGTTCTCGCTGGTCGTCACGGGCACCGGGCCTGTGCTCACCGCGGGGGACGGCACCGTGACCTGCTCGCTCGGCGATCTCGCGCCCTGA
- a CDS encoding LacI family DNA-binding transcriptional regulator: MPAVRLSDVAQDAGVSLATASRVLNGSARVPGKEVAEKVRASAAKLGYVPNAQAQALARSRSGLIGLVVHNIDDPYFAAIAGEIQQQLFATQSQVLLTQTGRDIDTEIRALRALIAQQVDALILVGSHRYGVEADASISTLLQGFERNGGTVVGLGQSLGMGRTLAPDNAEAAEELADALIVEGHRRFAVVEGITGIPSAGDRTGGFVKALTEAGIEPELSIAAGLTRQGGLELAARLAQHLEDSPSAEDLPLCVFAPADVMALGALGELRRRGIDVPGQVAVAGFGGVSAAADANPSLTTIALPLAEMAAQAVAWVRESSGGRGASADGDDTADGGSSIGAGPSRGDGTSADGVANAHVVHVRGDVVLRESTALSAAR; the protein is encoded by the coding sequence GTGCCCGCCGTGCGCCTCAGCGACGTCGCCCAGGACGCCGGCGTGTCCCTCGCCACCGCGTCCCGGGTGCTCAACGGCTCCGCCCGCGTGCCGGGCAAGGAGGTGGCCGAGAAGGTCCGCGCCTCCGCCGCGAAGCTCGGCTACGTCCCCAACGCCCAGGCGCAGGCCCTCGCCCGCTCCCGCTCGGGACTGATCGGCCTGGTCGTCCACAACATCGACGACCCCTACTTCGCGGCGATCGCGGGCGAGATCCAGCAGCAGCTGTTCGCCACCCAGTCCCAGGTGCTGCTCACCCAGACCGGCCGTGACATCGACACCGAGATCCGGGCGCTGCGGGCGCTGATCGCGCAGCAGGTCGATGCGCTGATCCTCGTCGGCTCGCACCGCTACGGCGTCGAGGCGGATGCCTCGATCAGCACGCTGTTGCAGGGCTTCGAGCGCAACGGCGGGACCGTGGTGGGCCTCGGACAGTCCCTCGGGATGGGCCGGACCCTCGCCCCGGACAACGCCGAGGCCGCCGAGGAGCTCGCCGACGCGCTGATCGTGGAGGGGCACCGCCGCTTCGCCGTGGTCGAGGGGATCACGGGCATCCCGTCGGCCGGCGACCGCACCGGCGGCTTCGTCAAGGCGCTCACCGAGGCAGGGATCGAGCCTGAGCTGAGCATCGCCGCGGGGCTGACCCGCCAGGGCGGCCTCGAGCTCGCCGCGCGCCTGGCCCAGCACCTCGAGGACTCCCCGTCGGCCGAGGACCTGCCGCTGTGCGTGTTCGCCCCGGCCGACGTCATGGCCCTCGGCGCACTCGGCGAGCTGCGACGCCGCGGCATCGACGTGCCCGGCCAGGTCGCCGTCGCCGGCTTCGGCGGCGTCAGCGCCGCGGCGGATGCGAACCCGTCCCTCACGACGATCGCCCTGCCGCTCGCGGAGATGGCCGCGCAGGCCGTCGCCTGGGTGCGCGAGAGCTCCGGCGGTCGTGGCGCGTCGGCCGACGGTGACGACACGGCCGACGGGGGCTCCTCGATCGGTGCGGGCCCGTCGCGCGGCGACGGCACGTCGGCCGACGGGGTGGCGAACGCCCACGTGGTGCACGTGCGCGGCGACGTGGTGCTGCGAGAGTCGACGGCACTGAGCGCCGCGCGATGA
- a CDS encoding aspartate/glutamate racemase family protein — MIRLTIINPNTSAAMTEKIGHAARSVAAPDTEIRALCPGPLDGPAAIESHSDEIRAAAAVQALIQDDLARGGSDGYIIACFGDPGLDAARELVDVPVIGVAEAAMHVAMLAGRTFGIVTTLSRTLGRARDIAHRYGADGALVAAYGSGLGVLELEDTRPEAYERILGWCRTVVEEDEADVVVLGCAGMADLCHRLSASLGVPVVDGVAAAVGLASGMARMGVGTSKRDEYAHPPLAPRVRAAETTV; from the coding sequence ATGATCCGCCTGACGATCATCAACCCGAACACCTCCGCGGCGATGACGGAGAAGATCGGTCACGCGGCCCGGTCGGTCGCCGCACCGGACACCGAGATCCGCGCCCTCTGCCCCGGGCCGCTGGACGGACCTGCGGCGATCGAGTCCCACAGCGACGAGATCCGGGCGGCGGCCGCGGTCCAGGCCCTCATCCAGGACGACCTCGCCCGGGGCGGCAGCGACGGCTACATCATCGCCTGCTTCGGCGATCCGGGCCTGGACGCCGCCCGGGAGCTCGTGGATGTGCCGGTGATCGGCGTCGCCGAGGCGGCGATGCACGTCGCCATGCTGGCCGGACGGACCTTCGGGATCGTCACCACGCTCTCGCGGACCCTCGGCCGGGCACGGGACATCGCGCATCGCTACGGGGCCGACGGCGCCCTGGTCGCGGCGTACGGTTCGGGGCTCGGGGTCCTCGAGCTCGAGGACACCCGACCCGAGGCGTACGAACGGATCCTCGGCTGGTGCCGGACGGTGGTGGAGGAGGACGAGGCCGACGTGGTCGTGCTCGGCTGCGCGGGGATGGCGGATCTCTGCCACCGTCTCAGCGCCTCGCTGGGCGTGCCGGTCGTCGACGGGGTCGCCGCAGCGGTCGGGCTCGCCTCGGGCATGGCCCGCATGGGCGTCGGCACCTCGAAGCGCGACGAGTACGCACACCCACCCCTGGCGCCGAGGGTCCGGGCGGCGGAGACCACTGTGTGA
- a CDS encoding NCS1 family nucleobase:cation symporter-1, giving the protein MTPPVASAPTAPDPRLTNEDLAALPPTKQKWSSYNIFAFWMSDVHSVGGYVTAGSLFALGIASWQVLVSLIVGILIVQLFANLVAKPSQRTGAPYPVVNRFLFGVRGANLPAVIRGVIAIAWYGVQTYLASEALTIVLLKFIPSTAALLEPSFLGLDALGWISYGILWVAQVAVFWKGMDTIRRFIDWAGPAVYVVMIVLAVYMVSQAGWENISLNLSSGPSMSLAASIPVMITAIAIVVSYFSGPMLNFGDISRYGRSYDAVKKGNFWGLPVNFLFFSILTVVTASATVPVFGELITDPIHTVERIDHWFAILLGGLTFVTATVGINIVANFIAPAFDFSNVAPQKISWRTGGMIAAVGSVILTPWNWYSNDEAIHYTLGILSALIGPLFGILISGYYVVARQRIKVEAMYSMEETGPYWYRRGVNPNAIAAVLGAGLPTIAVAILPRGLSGAGLMPQAWASISDFSWFIGCALGFILFTVLERVRPQVPQLDGEVRGISDGTSESSWADEGSHASQVGTSASLPEGVDR; this is encoded by the coding sequence ATGACTCCTCCCGTCGCCTCCGCTCCGACCGCTCCTGACCCGAGGCTGACCAACGAGGATCTCGCAGCGCTTCCTCCGACGAAGCAGAAGTGGTCCAGCTACAACATCTTCGCGTTCTGGATGAGCGATGTGCACTCGGTGGGCGGGTACGTCACCGCGGGCTCCCTGTTCGCCCTCGGCATCGCCAGCTGGCAGGTGCTCGTCTCCCTGATCGTCGGCATCCTCATCGTGCAGCTCTTCGCGAACCTGGTCGCCAAGCCGAGCCAGCGCACCGGCGCGCCCTACCCGGTGGTGAACCGCTTCCTCTTCGGCGTGCGCGGAGCGAACCTGCCCGCGGTGATCCGCGGCGTGATCGCGATCGCCTGGTACGGGGTGCAGACCTACCTCGCCTCCGAGGCGCTGACGATCGTGCTGTTGAAGTTCATCCCCTCGACCGCGGCCCTGCTCGAACCGAGCTTCCTCGGCCTGGATGCGCTCGGCTGGATCTCCTACGGCATCCTCTGGGTCGCCCAGGTGGCGGTCTTCTGGAAGGGCATGGACACGATCCGACGGTTCATCGACTGGGCGGGTCCGGCCGTGTACGTCGTGATGATCGTGCTGGCCGTGTACATGGTCTCGCAGGCGGGCTGGGAGAACATCAGCCTGAACCTCTCCTCGGGCCCCTCGATGAGCCTCGCAGCCTCCATCCCCGTGATGATCACCGCGATCGCGATCGTGGTCTCCTACTTCTCCGGCCCGATGCTGAACTTCGGCGACATCTCCCGCTACGGGCGCAGCTACGACGCCGTGAAGAAGGGCAACTTCTGGGGGCTGCCCGTCAACTTCCTGTTCTTCTCGATCCTCACCGTGGTGACCGCCTCCGCCACCGTGCCGGTCTTCGGCGAGCTGATCACCGACCCGATCCACACCGTGGAGCGCATCGACCACTGGTTCGCGATCCTGCTGGGCGGGCTCACCTTCGTCACCGCCACCGTGGGCATCAACATCGTCGCCAACTTCATCGCCCCCGCCTTCGACTTCTCGAACGTGGCACCGCAGAAGATCTCCTGGCGCACCGGCGGGATGATCGCCGCCGTCGGCTCGGTGATCCTCACCCCGTGGAACTGGTACTCGAACGACGAGGCGATCCACTACACGCTCGGCATCCTCTCGGCCCTCATCGGTCCCCTGTTCGGCATCCTCATCTCGGGGTACTACGTCGTCGCCCGGCAGCGGATCAAGGTCGAGGCGATGTACTCGATGGAGGAGACCGGACCGTACTGGTATCGGCGCGGCGTGAACCCGAATGCGATCGCGGCCGTTCTCGGTGCAGGACTGCCCACCATCGCCGTGGCGATCCTGCCTCGCGGCCTCAGCGGTGCCGGTCTGATGCCGCAGGCCTGGGCCTCGATCAGCGACTTCAGCTGGTTCATCGGCTGCGCTCTGGGGTTCATCCTGTTCACGGTGCTCGAGCGGGTCCGGCCGCAGGTGCCGCAGCTGGACGGAGAGGTCCGCGGGATCTCCGACGGCACCTCGGAGAGCTCCTGGGCCGACGAGGGCTCGCACGCCTCCCAGGTCGGCACCTCAGCCTCCCTCCCGGAGGGAGTGGACCGATGA
- a CDS encoding dicarboxylate/amino acid:cation symporter, whose translation MTFWKHPAVLIAAGAIAGAAVGLIVGEPAGELKVFGDVFIRLVQMAIVPLVMASVVVGTGSLAGAGTGRLAARTVGWMLGFSLISALLAWVLAATLRPGAGIDLSGVADPGLDASAAEATTWQDTLLGFVSTNVFEAMSAGSMIPVIVFSVLFGLALNRYVATSGNRLVLELATQLQSVLLGMIRLVMLIAPIGVFCLLAALTGTVGASVVLSGLAYLGTTALGVAILTVLFVVVVSLRTGLNPLRLPAHLAEQTAVAVTTTSSAVTFPTVLRTAIERIGVSPRIANFTLSLGMTMGSYGAVLNYMIVVMFLAQSGDMQLGVGQIVLGMALAILLNMGTITVPGGFPVVAMFLATTMGLPLEAVGLLIAVDWFTGILRTFLNVNGDTVVAMLVSHAEGELDREVYAGARRASTEDAPSDASPSDALPSGALPSASDAPPSSPSAAAEPRPALATSTTSA comes from the coding sequence ATGACGTTCTGGAAGCACCCCGCCGTGCTGATCGCGGCCGGCGCCATCGCCGGGGCCGCGGTCGGCCTGATCGTCGGGGAACCGGCCGGCGAGCTGAAGGTCTTCGGCGATGTGTTCATCCGCCTGGTGCAGATGGCGATCGTTCCGCTGGTGATGGCCTCGGTGGTCGTGGGCACCGGCTCGCTCGCCGGCGCCGGGACCGGCCGCCTCGCCGCCCGCACCGTCGGCTGGATGCTCGGGTTCTCGCTGATCTCCGCACTGCTCGCCTGGGTGCTGGCGGCGACCCTCCGCCCGGGCGCCGGGATCGACCTCAGCGGCGTGGCGGATCCGGGTCTGGACGCCTCCGCCGCCGAGGCGACCACCTGGCAGGACACCCTGCTCGGCTTCGTCTCCACCAACGTGTTCGAGGCGATGTCCGCCGGGAGCATGATCCCGGTGATCGTGTTCTCGGTGCTGTTCGGCCTGGCCCTGAACCGCTACGTGGCCACCAGCGGGAACCGACTGGTGCTGGAGCTCGCGACCCAGCTGCAGAGCGTGCTGCTGGGCATGATCCGGCTGGTCATGCTGATCGCCCCGATCGGCGTGTTCTGCCTGCTGGCCGCCCTCACCGGCACCGTCGGCGCGAGCGTCGTCCTCTCCGGCCTCGCCTACCTCGGCACCACGGCCCTGGGCGTGGCGATCCTGACGGTCCTGTTCGTCGTGGTGGTCTCCCTGCGCACGGGCCTGAACCCGCTGCGCCTTCCCGCCCACCTCGCCGAGCAGACGGCGGTGGCCGTGACCACCACCAGCTCGGCGGTCACCTTCCCCACCGTGCTGCGCACCGCGATCGAGCGCATCGGCGTCAGCCCGCGGATCGCGAACTTCACCCTGTCGCTGGGGATGACCATGGGCTCCTACGGCGCGGTCCTGAACTACATGATCGTGGTGATGTTCCTGGCGCAGTCCGGGGACATGCAGCTGGGAGTGGGCCAGATCGTGCTGGGCATGGCGCTGGCGATCCTGCTGAACATGGGCACCATCACCGTGCCCGGCGGGTTCCCCGTGGTGGCGATGTTCCTGGCCACCACGATGGGTCTGCCGTTGGAGGCGGTGGGTCTGCTGATCGCCGTGGACTGGTTCACCGGAATCCTGCGCACCTTCCTCAACGTCAACGGCGACACCGTCGTGGCGATGCTGGTCAGTCACGCCGAGGGCGAGCTGGACCGCGAGGTGTACGCGGGTGCCCGCCGCGCCTCGACCGAGGACGCCCCGTCGGACGCCTCGCCGTCCGACGCCCTGCCGTCCGGTGCCCTGCCGTCGGCGTCCGACGCCCCGCCGTCGTCCCCCTCGGCCGCAGCGGAGCCGCGCCCCGCGCTGGCCACATCAACGACCTCAGCCTGA
- a CDS encoding FadR/GntR family transcriptional regulator, translating into MDITAERPDQGLAPSRLGAELAGLLETRIRAGEQPAGTLLPSERALSEQYGVSRATVRQALSELEAKHLIARRQGRGTTVLGPPSEAADLASLLAATPPEVRNAIELRRIVEPEIARLAAQRALPSDLVLLRRALETTSEHLDPEESVRRDVEFHHLLARASRNPLLPALMEFAAAQTEGERLASHRTVDRRRTSLAGHRAILEAVRTGDAEAARAAMDAHLAEVQEISTPGR; encoded by the coding sequence ATGGACATCACCGCGGAGCGCCCCGACCAGGGTCTGGCTCCTTCCCGGCTCGGCGCCGAGCTCGCCGGCCTCCTCGAGACGCGGATCCGCGCGGGCGAGCAGCCGGCCGGCACCTTGCTGCCCTCGGAGCGAGCCCTGTCCGAGCAGTACGGGGTCTCACGGGCCACGGTGCGCCAGGCGCTCTCCGAGCTCGAGGCCAAGCACCTGATCGCTCGCCGGCAGGGCCGCGGCACCACCGTGCTGGGCCCGCCCTCGGAGGCCGCGGACCTGGCCTCGTTGCTGGCCGCCACCCCGCCCGAGGTGCGTAATGCGATCGAGCTGCGCCGCATCGTCGAGCCGGAGATCGCCCGGCTCGCCGCCCAGCGCGCCCTCCCCTCGGACCTGGTGCTGCTGCGGCGGGCGCTCGAGACCACCAGTGAGCACCTCGACCCCGAGGAGTCCGTGCGCCGCGACGTCGAGTTCCACCACCTGCTCGCCCGCGCCTCCCGGAATCCGCTGCTGCCGGCACTGATGGAGTTCGCCGCTGCCCAGACGGAGGGGGAGCGGCTCGCCTCCCACAGGACCGTCGACCGCCGCCGCACCTCCCTCGCGGGTCATCGCGCGATCCTGGAGGCTGTCCGGACAGGGGATGCCGAGGCTGCCCGTGCCGCCATGGATGCCCACCTCGCCGAGGTCCAGGAGATCAGCACTCCCGGGAGGTGA